One stretch of Roseovarius mucosus DNA includes these proteins:
- a CDS encoding FAD-dependent monooxygenase has protein sequence MDNPARTHILGGMTHDSDLLIVGGGLNGPALALAAAQAGLSSTVIDALPEPTRKNAAFDGRSYALALASVRLLQNLGIWNRVAEHAQPMLEIKVSDGRAGEGPSPFFLHFDHAEIEEGPMGHMLEDRFLRRALIEAMAEQPLITQVSNDTVTAQESAATGVTVTLASGKTLTGRLLIGADGRSSGTAARAGIRRTGWGYGQTALVAAIEHELPHHGIAHQFFMPPGPLAILPLPGNVSSIVWSETDATAARFAALPDADFMEVLRPRFGDFLGAIKLRGARYTYPLSLTVANSFVADRLALIGDAAHGMHPIAGQGLNAGLRDVAALAQVMTEANRRGEDIAAPDVLARYQQWRRFDTATLALATDLTNRLFSNDNPILRTARDLGMGAISHMPRLRRGFIREAAGLTGDLPELMKG, from the coding sequence ATGGACAATCCCGCGCGCACGCACATATTGGGCGGCATGACACATGACAGCGATCTTCTCATCGTCGGCGGTGGCCTGAATGGCCCCGCTCTTGCGCTTGCCGCAGCACAGGCCGGGCTTTCCAGCACCGTGATCGACGCCCTGCCCGAACCGACCCGCAAAAACGCGGCCTTTGACGGTCGGTCCTATGCTTTGGCGCTCGCCTCCGTGCGGCTCTTGCAAAACCTCGGGATATGGAACCGTGTGGCCGAGCATGCCCAACCGATGTTGGAAATCAAGGTCTCGGACGGGCGCGCGGGCGAAGGGCCATCGCCCTTCTTTCTGCATTTCGACCATGCCGAGATCGAAGAAGGCCCCATGGGCCATATGCTTGAAGACCGCTTTTTGCGCCGCGCCCTGATCGAGGCCATGGCAGAGCAACCGCTGATCACCCAAGTTTCCAACGACACGGTGACAGCCCAAGAAAGCGCCGCCACCGGGGTTACCGTCACGCTGGCCTCGGGCAAAACCCTGACCGGGCGGCTTTTGATCGGGGCCGATGGGCGTAGCTCAGGCACCGCCGCGCGCGCAGGTATCCGGCGCACCGGCTGGGGCTATGGTCAAACAGCACTTGTCGCCGCCATCGAACACGAATTACCGCATCACGGCATCGCGCATCAATTCTTCATGCCCCCCGGCCCGCTTGCCATCCTGCCGCTGCCGGGCAATGTCAGCTCGATTGTCTGGTCTGAAACAGACGCCACCGCCGCCCGGTTTGCCGCCCTGCCCGATGCAGATTTCATGGAGGTGCTGCGGCCCCGCTTCGGCGATTTTCTGGGCGCGATCAAGCTGCGCGGCGCGCGCTATACCTACCCGCTCAGCCTGACGGTGGCCAACAGCTTTGTCGCCGACCGGCTCGCTCTGATCGGCGACGCCGCCCACGGCATGCACCCGATTGCCGGTCAGGGGCTGAACGCAGGCCTGCGTGATGTGGCAGCCTTGGCGCAGGTAATGACCGAAGCCAACCGCCGGGGCGAGGATATCGCGGCACCCGATGTGCTTGCCCGGTATCAACAATGGCGGCGGTTTGATACAGCGACACTGGCCTTGGCCACCGACCTCACCAATCGGCTCTTCTCCAATGACAACCCGATCCTGCGCACCGCCCGCGACCTTGGCATGGGCGCGATCAGCCATATGCCACGCCTGCGCCGGGGCTTCATCCGCGAGGCCGCAGGGCTGACAGGGGATTTGCCCGAGTTGATGAAAGGGTAA
- a CDS encoding amidase, with translation MQNWLRMTAGDLGRGIARGEIDPEALCETYLAAITAHPLRDRIYSAVTESRARAEAAAASARAKAGQRLGLLDGVPVSWKDLFDSAGVATEAGSALLKGRVPERDAEVLRNGTAAGLVCLGKTHMSELAFSGLGLNPVTATPPCVNNSDAVPGGSSSGAAASVAFDLAPCGIGSDTGGSVRIPAAWNDLVGLKTTSGRVSLQGVVPLCLRFDTVGPLARSVEDCALMLAALEGRKAADLRGASLLGLRFAALRTGVMEDIRPEPARAHALALEMLRDAGAVIDEIEAPEVAEALPLSPVLFTGEAYGLWREVIEAAPDKMFAPILERFRSGKDISAADYVAGWRKLEALRAAWTARVAGYDAVLMPSAPNLPPDQARLLTDPDYYVTENLLTLRNTRVGNLLGLCAVTLPTGVPSCGLMLCGQPYGEERLLRVAQAVEDILCPRRED, from the coding sequence ATGCAGAACTGGCTCAGGATGACGGCGGGCGATCTGGGGCGCGGCATTGCGCGCGGAGAGATTGACCCCGAGGCGCTGTGCGAGACCTATCTGGCGGCGATCACCGCCCATCCGCTGCGCGATCGCATCTACAGCGCTGTGACAGAGAGCCGCGCGCGGGCGGAGGCGGCGGCGGCATCGGCACGGGCCAAGGCGGGGCAACGTCTGGGCCTGCTGGACGGGGTGCCGGTCAGTTGGAAGGACCTCTTTGACAGCGCGGGTGTCGCGACCGAGGCGGGATCGGCGCTGTTGAAGGGCCGGGTGCCGGAACGAGATGCCGAGGTGTTGCGCAATGGCACGGCGGCGGGGCTGGTGTGCCTTGGCAAGACACATATGAGCGAATTGGCGTTTTCCGGACTGGGGCTGAACCCGGTGACGGCAACGCCGCCTTGCGTGAACAATTCCGACGCTGTGCCCGGCGGATCATCCTCGGGGGCGGCGGCGAGCGTGGCGTTTGATCTGGCCCCGTGCGGGATCGGGTCGGACACTGGCGGGTCGGTGCGCATCCCTGCGGCGTGGAACGATCTGGTCGGGCTCAAGACCACGTCGGGGCGGGTGTCTTTGCAAGGGGTGGTGCCGCTCTGCCTGCGGTTCGACACGGTTGGACCGCTGGCGCGCTCGGTCGAGGATTGCGCACTGATGTTGGCGGCGCTGGAAGGGCGCAAAGCGGCCGATTTGCGTGGGGCTTCGCTCTTGGGGTTGCGGTTTGCGGCGCTGCGCACGGGCGTGATGGAGGATATTCGCCCCGAGCCTGCGCGTGCGCATGCGCTGGCGCTGGAAATGCTGCGCGATGCGGGCGCGGTGATCGACGAGATCGAAGCCCCAGAGGTGGCCGAGGCGCTACCGCTGTCGCCGGTGCTGTTCACGGGCGAGGCCTATGGTTTGTGGCGCGAGGTGATCGAGGCGGCCCCGGACAAGATGTTTGCGCCGATTCTGGAGCGGTTCCGCAGTGGCAAAGATATAAGTGCGGCGGATTATGTGGCGGGCTGGCGCAAGTTAGAGGCGCTGCGCGCGGCGTGGACCGCGCGGGTTGCGGGCTATGATGCGGTGCTCATGCCCTCGGCCCCCAACCTTCCGCCGGATCAGGCGCGGCTTTTGACGGACCCTGACTATTACGTGACCGAAAATCTGCTGACCCTGCGCAATACGCGGGTGGGCAATCTTTTGGGGCTGTGTGCCGTGACGCTGCCCACAGGGGTGCCCAGCTGTGGGCTGATGCTCTGCGGTCAGCCCTATGGCGAAGAGCGGCTGTTGCGGGTGGCGCAGGCCGTTGAGGATATTCTCTGCCCCCGGCGCGAGGACTAA
- a CDS encoding FMN-binding negative transcriptional regulator has translation MHPNPAFRQTPNERNLEFARARGFGILAVCSPEGPLMSHIPFLLNADGTRAEFHLVRSNPIARLLSGPLRARLAIEGPQSYVSPDWYGVEDQVPTWNYVAVHLVGEVTLQPQEGMRDLLDRQSAEFEARLAPKPEWRAEKMTPEVLERMMRQIVPCAMRVDEIAGTWKLGQNKPEDVRLRAADHLGPAGQGQESDLLAEWMRAPPA, from the coding sequence ATGCATCCCAATCCTGCTTTTCGTCAGACACCGAACGAGCGCAATCTGGAATTTGCCCGCGCGCGGGGCTTTGGCATTCTGGCCGTTTGCAGCCCCGAGGGGCCGCTGATGAGCCATATTCCGTTTCTTTTGAATGCCGATGGCACGCGGGCCGAATTTCATCTGGTGCGGTCAAACCCTATTGCGCGGCTTTTGAGTGGGCCGTTGCGCGCGCGGTTGGCGATAGAGGGGCCGCAATCCTATGTCTCGCCCGATTGGTATGGGGTCGAGGATCAGGTGCCCACGTGGAATTACGTGGCTGTGCATCTGGTGGGCGAGGTCACGTTGCAGCCGCAGGAGGGGATGCGCGACCTTTTGGATCGGCAATCGGCGGAGTTCGAGGCGCGGCTTGCGCCCAAGCCGGAATGGCGGGCCGAGAAGATGACACCCGAGGTGCTGGAGCGGATGATGCGGCAGATCGTGCCCTGTGCAATGCGCGTGGACGAGATCGCAGGCACGTGGAAATTGGGGCAGAACAAGCCCGAGGATGTGCGCCTGCGCGCCGCCGATCATCTGGGGCCGGCGGGGCAGGGGCAAGAGAGTGACTTGTTGGCGGAGTGGATGCGCGCGCCGCCTGCCTGA
- a CDS encoding glutathione S-transferase, with protein MKLISSPLSPFVRKVRVLLLESGLDDQVEVVDVTTTPLETDPQAAAANPLGKIPALVRLDGPAIHDSRVITRYLDARADGRFYPEARLWEVLTLEAIAEGIMEAALAMTYEARFRPEEIRYAPWVEGQWAKVARALEAVEGRWMSHLAGPLDMSHIALGCALGYLDFRHDARGWRVGHPALEAWYAKMAARDSMMRTAPA; from the coding sequence ATGAAACTGATTTCCTCGCCATTGTCCCCCTTTGTGCGCAAGGTCCGCGTGCTCTTGCTGGAATCCGGGTTGGACGATCAGGTTGAGGTGGTCGATGTGACCACCACACCGCTTGAGACCGATCCGCAGGCGGCGGCGGCCAATCCGCTGGGCAAGATACCGGCGCTGGTGCGGCTGGACGGCCCGGCGATCCATGACAGCCGGGTGATCACCCGCTATCTGGATGCGCGCGCTGATGGGCGGTTTTATCCCGAGGCGCGGCTCTGGGAGGTGCTGACGCTGGAGGCGATTGCCGAAGGGATCATGGAGGCGGCGCTGGCGATGACCTATGAGGCGCGGTTCCGGCCCGAAGAGATCCGCTATGCCCCTTGGGTCGAGGGGCAATGGGCCAAGGTTGCACGGGCGCTGGAGGCCGTTGAGGGCCGCTGGATGAGCCATCTCGCGGGGCCGCTCGATATGAGCCATATCGCGCTGGGCTGTGCGCTGGGATATCTTGATTTCCGCCATGATGCGCGCGGCTGGCGGGTTGGGCATCCGGCGCTGGAGGCGTGGTATGCCAAGATGGCCGCGCGCGACAGCATGATGCGAACAGCCCCCGCATAA
- the petA gene encoding ubiquinol-cytochrome c reductase iron-sulfur subunit, with translation MSHAEDHEGTRRDFLYYATAGVGAVTAGAAIWPLINQMNPSADVQALSSIRVDVSGVEPGTQISVKFLGKPVFIRRRTEKEIEAARAVELAELPDQNAQNRNDLALDASDQNRTLDEAGEWLVMIGVCTHLGCVPIGDGSGDFGGWFCPCHGSHYDTAGRIRKGPAPENLWIPVATFLDETTIQLG, from the coding sequence GTGTCCCACGCAGAAGATCACGAAGGCACCCGGAGGGATTTCCTCTATTATGCGACCGCAGGCGTCGGTGCCGTGACCGCAGGTGCGGCCATCTGGCCGCTCATCAACCAGATGAACCCTTCGGCGGATGTGCAGGCGCTGTCCTCGATCCGCGTCGATGTTTCGGGCGTTGAGCCCGGCACGCAGATCAGCGTCAAATTCTTGGGCAAGCCGGTTTTCATCCGTCGCCGCACGGAAAAAGAGATTGAAGCTGCCCGTGCCGTTGAGCTGGCGGAACTGCCGGACCAGAATGCACAGAACCGTAATGACCTCGCGCTTGATGCGTCGGACCAGAACCGCACGCTGGATGAGGCGGGCGAATGGCTCGTGATGATCGGCGTGTGCACCCATCTGGGTTGCGTGCCGATTGGCGACGGATCGGGCGATTTTGGCGGCTGGTTCTGCCCTTGCCACGGGTCGCATTACGACACGGCTGGCCGTATCCGCAAAGGTCCGGCGCCTGAGAACCTGTGGATTCCCGTCGCCACATTCCTCGACGAAACCACGATCCAACTGGGATAA
- the petB gene encoding cytochrome b: MSGIPHDHYEPKTSGEKWLHSRLPIVGLLYDTIMIPTPKNLNWMWIWGIVLTFCLVLQIVTGIILVMHYTPHVDLAFASVEHIMRNVNGGHFIRYLHMNGASLFFVAVYLHIFRGLYYGSYKAPREVTWIIGMLIYLMMMGTAFMGYVLPWGQMSFWGATVITGLFGAIPFIGDSIQTWLLGGPAVDNATLNRFFSLHYLLPFVIAALVALHIWAFHTTGNNNPTGVDVRRTSKDEAARDTVPFWPYFVIKDLFALAVIMVVFFAVVGFMPNYLGHPDNYIEANPLVTPAHIVPEWYFLPFYAILRAFTGDVWVVMFASWITGGIIDAKFFGVLAMFGAIAVMALAPWLDTSSVRSGRYRPMFKWWFWLLVIDFVVLTWVGAMPAEPPYSTISLIASAYWFAYFLVILPLLGVIEKPEAQPATIEEDFDAHYGKAHTPAE, from the coding sequence ATGTCCGGAATTCCGCACGATCACTACGAGCCCAAGACGAGCGGCGAGAAATGGCTGCATTCGCGCCTGCCCATCGTCGGCTTGCTCTATGACACCATCATGATCCCCACGCCCAAGAACCTGAACTGGATGTGGATTTGGGGGATCGTTCTGACCTTCTGTCTGGTGCTGCAAATCGTTACCGGCATCATTCTGGTGATGCATTACACGCCGCATGTCGATCTGGCCTTTGCCAGCGTTGAGCATATCATGCGCAACGTGAATGGCGGCCACTTCATCCGCTATCTGCACATGAACGGCGCGTCGCTGTTCTTTGTTGCGGTTTATCTGCATATTTTCCGCGGCCTCTACTATGGGTCCTACAAGGCCCCGCGTGAGGTGACATGGATCATCGGCATGCTCATCTATCTGATGATGATGGGTACGGCGTTCATGGGTTACGTGCTGCCTTGGGGCCAGATGTCGTTCTGGGGGGCCACGGTGATCACCGGTCTCTTTGGTGCGATCCCGTTCATCGGCGACTCGATCCAAACCTGGCTTTTGGGTGGGCCGGCGGTGGACAATGCCACGCTGAACCGCTTCTTCTCGCTGCATTATCTGCTGCCGTTCGTTATTGCCGCACTGGTTGCGCTGCATATCTGGGCGTTCCACACCACCGGCAACAACAACCCAACCGGGGTTGATGTGCGCCGCACGTCCAAGGATGAGGCCGCTCGCGATACTGTGCCGTTCTGGCCCTATTTCGTGATCAAGGACCTGTTCGCGCTTGCCGTGATCATGGTGGTGTTCTTTGCGGTTGTCGGCTTTATGCCCAACTACCTTGGCCACCCCGACAACTACATCGAAGCGAACCCTCTGGTCACGCCTGCGCATATCGTGCCGGAATGGTACTTCCTGCCGTTCTACGCGATCCTGCGCGCCTTTACCGGCGATGTCTGGGTGGTGATGTTCGCCAGCTGGATCACCGGTGGCATCATCGACGCCAAGTTCTTTGGTGTGTTGGCGATGTTCGGTGCGATCGCGGTCATGGCTTTGGCCCCGTGGCTTGATACCTCTTCGGTGCGGTCGGGCCGCTATCGTCCGATGTTCAAGTGGTGGTTCTGGCTTTTGGTGATCGACTTTGTCGTGTTGACCTGGGTTGGCGCAATGCCCGCCGAGCCGCCCTATTCGACCATCTCGTTGATCGCGTCGGCCTATTGGTTCGCCTATTTCCTGGTGATCCTGCCGCTCTTGGGCGTGATCGAGAAACCCGAGGCCCAGCCTGCCACCATCGAGGAAGACTTCGATGCGCATTATGGCAAGGCCCACACGCCCGCCGAATAA
- a CDS encoding cytochrome c1, whose translation MTMFKTTGIAALVALSLSTGGALAAGGEGHIEDVAFSFEGPFGKFDQNQLQRGLKVYTQVCAACHGLQYVPLRTLGDEGGPQLPQDQVFAYSEQFEVFDPELDDFRPATPTDHFPAVTSASAPDLSLMAKKRAGFHGPYGTGLSQLFNGMGGAEYIYSLMVGYHEAPECAPEDFTGTYNAAFTAGGYPDECKDEDGHHTVPGSWIAMGQPLWGDDVEYDDGTVATLEQQAEDVAAFLMWTAEPKMMARKHAGLTGVIFLTILSVLLYLTNKRIWAPIKGKKTS comes from the coding sequence ATGACAATGTTCAAGACAACAGGCATTGCGGCCCTTGTGGCCCTGTCCCTCTCGACTGGCGGCGCATTGGCCGCCGGGGGCGAGGGGCATATCGAGGACGTCGCCTTTTCCTTTGAAGGTCCGTTCGGCAAGTTTGACCAGAACCAGCTTCAGCGCGGTCTGAAGGTCTATACGCAGGTCTGCGCGGCGTGCCACGGCCTGCAATATGTGCCGCTTCGGACCTTGGGGGACGAGGGGGGGCCGCAGCTGCCTCAGGATCAGGTTTTTGCCTATTCCGAGCAGTTCGAGGTGTTCGACCCGGAGCTTGACGATTTCCGGCCCGCCACCCCGACCGACCATTTTCCGGCTGTCACCTCTGCCAGTGCGCCGGACCTGAGCCTTATGGCCAAAAAGCGTGCGGGGTTTCATGGCCCCTACGGCACCGGTCTGAGCCAGCTTTTCAACGGTATGGGCGGGGCGGAATACATCTACTCGCTGATGGTCGGGTATCACGAAGCGCCGGAATGCGCGCCGGAGGATTTCACCGGCACGTATAACGCGGCCTTCACCGCCGGTGGCTATCCGGACGAGTGCAAGGATGAGGATGGCCATCACACGGTGCCCGGTAGCTGGATCGCCATGGGCCAGCCGCTCTGGGGTGACGATGTCGAATATGACGACGGCACCGTTGCCACGCTGGAACAGCAGGCCGAGGATGTTGCGGCCTTCCTGATGTGGACCGCAGAACCCAAGATGATGGCGCGCAAGCATGCGGGCCTGACCGGGGTGATCTTTCTGACGATCCTGTCGGTATTGCTCTATCTGACCAACAAGCGGATCTGGGCGCCGATCAAGGGCAAGAAGACAAGCTGA
- a CDS encoding fatty acid desaturase, with amino-acid sequence MLDQPHPAPLPPETRAGREWAQLLAKYREPSSPRAAFELAVTVGPFLALWGLAWWALSLSYVLSVVLALCAAPFLLRLFAIQHDCGHGAFFKSRSMNDWLGRVLGVVTLTPYDVWRHSHSIHHSSSGNLGRRGIGDIDTLTVAEYAALTPFQRLKYRVYRNPLVLFGLGPGYIFLLENRLPLGFMGKARYWVSAMATNAALLLVLGLVGWFGGLMPILLIFLPSTVLAATAGVWLFYVQHQFETTHWEAEENWQLHDAALEGSSHYVLPGWLQWLSANIGIHHVHHVNSRIPFYRLPEALRDHAQLAEINRMTIRESLANARLHLWDEQGRRLLSFAEAQAVIERA; translated from the coding sequence ATGCTCGATCAACCCCACCCCGCCCCGCTGCCACCCGAAACACGTGCTGGCAGGGAATGGGCGCAACTCCTTGCGAAATACCGCGAGCCGAGTTCGCCCCGTGCTGCATTCGAACTGGCCGTGACCGTTGGTCCGTTCCTCGCACTTTGGGGGCTGGCTTGGTGGGCTTTGTCGCTGAGTTATGTGCTGAGTGTCGTGCTGGCGCTTTGTGCCGCGCCGTTCCTCTTGCGCCTCTTTGCGATCCAGCATGATTGCGGCCACGGGGCCTTTTTCAAGAGCCGGTCGATGAATGACTGGCTTGGCCGGGTGCTTGGGGTTGTGACGCTTACGCCCTATGACGTGTGGCGGCATTCGCATTCGATCCACCACAGTTCCTCGGGCAATCTGGGGCGGCGGGGGATTGGCGATATCGACACGCTGACGGTTGCGGAATATGCTGCGCTGACGCCGTTTCAGCGCCTGAAATACCGGGTTTACCGCAACCCGCTGGTTCTGTTCGGGCTGGGGCCGGGGTATATCTTTTTGCTGGAAAACCGTCTGCCGCTCGGTTTCATGGGCAAAGCGCGCTATTGGGTTAGCGCAATGGCCACCAATGCCGCTTTGTTGCTGGTGCTGGGTTTGGTGGGCTGGTTCGGTGGGCTGATGCCGATCCTCTTGATCTTTTTGCCCTCGACCGTTCTGGCGGCGACGGCGGGGGTGTGGCTGTTCTACGTGCAGCATCAATTCGAGACCACCCATTGGGAGGCCGAGGAAAACTGGCAATTGCATGATGCCGCCCTTGAGGGCAGTTCGCATTACGTGTTGCCCGGCTGGCTGCAATGGCTGAGCGCCAATATTGGGATTCACCACGTGCATCACGTCAACAGCCGTATCCCGTTTTATCGGCTGCCTGAGGCGTTGCGCGATCACGCGCAATTGGCGGAAATCAACCGGATGACCATCCGCGAGAGCCTCGCCAATGCGCGGCTCCACCTTTGGGATGAACAGGGACGCCGGTTGTTGTCTTTTGCCGAGGCACAGGCGGTGATCGAGCGCGCTTGA
- a CDS encoding alkane 1-monooxygenase, producing the protein MIPADKVAQLHRALPFWMSLILLPVAVLGALQGGWTVLLLPLTTWYFFSILDAFLGLYTENADLETRDDQLTWYRAITLIWAPFQFGLLYWLIWYVTGPGDAHLSPLETILLFFGVGVITGTVGINYSHELMHQKNRSERFLGDVLLAMVLYSHFRSEHLLVHHRYVGTPRDPVTARYNEGFHRFFPRVLRQSWQSAFKAEAEMLARRNLPWHDLKNPFFKYWALQGFMALLAVLIGGWIGLGLFFWQAFVAIWQLELVNYIEHYGLTRKHLGGGKYEHVQPRHSWNAAHKASNWLLINLQRHSDHHYKPDRRFPLLQNYTEADAPQLPYGYPVMTMAAMVPPIWRRVMNPRVRRWREMYYPEITNWRPYNRASTPMPR; encoded by the coding sequence ATGATACCCGCCGACAAGGTTGCCCAACTGCACCGCGCCCTGCCCTTCTGGATGTCGCTTATCTTGCTCCCTGTGGCCGTCTTGGGCGCATTGCAAGGCGGCTGGACCGTGCTTTTGTTGCCTCTGACCACATGGTATTTTTTCTCGATCCTCGACGCCTTTCTCGGGCTCTATACCGAGAATGCCGATCTTGAGACGCGCGACGATCAACTGACCTGGTATCGCGCGATCACCCTGATCTGGGCACCGTTCCAATTTGGCCTGCTCTATTGGTTGATCTGGTATGTCACAGGCCCGGGCGACGCGCATCTCAGCCCGCTGGAAACCATCCTTCTGTTCTTCGGGGTGGGGGTGATCACCGGTACTGTGGGCATCAACTATAGCCATGAACTCATGCACCAGAAAAACCGGAGCGAGCGATTTCTTGGCGATGTTCTGCTCGCCATGGTGCTTTATTCGCATTTCCGGTCAGAGCATCTTTTGGTGCACCACCGCTACGTCGGCACCCCCCGCGATCCCGTCACAGCCCGCTATAACGAGGGGTTTCACCGCTTTTTCCCGCGCGTGCTGCGGCAAAGCTGGCAGTCAGCCTTCAAGGCCGAGGCCGAGATGCTCGCCCGCCGCAACTTGCCTTGGCACGACCTCAAGAACCCGTTTTTCAAATACTGGGCACTCCAAGGCTTCATGGCCCTGCTTGCCGTTCTGATCGGCGGCTGGATTGGGCTTGGCCTGTTTTTCTGGCAAGCCTTTGTCGCGATTTGGCAGCTAGAGCTTGTAAACTACATCGAACATTACGGCCTCACCCGCAAACATCTCGGTGGCGGCAAATACGAGCATGTTCAACCGCGCCATAGCTGGAACGCGGCACACAAGGCGTCAAATTGGCTGTTGATCAACCTGCAACGCCATTCCGATCATCACTACAAACCCGATCGCCGCTTTCCGCTCTTGCAGAACTATACCGAGGCGGACGCGCCGCAATTGCCCTATGGCTATCCGGTGATGACCATGGCCGCCATGGTTCCGCCCATTTGGCGGCGGGTGATGAACCCCCGCGTGCGCCGCTGGCGCGAGATGTATTACCCCGAGATCACCAATTGGCGACCCTATAATCGCGCCAGCACCCCGATGCCGCGCTAG
- the mutY gene encoding A/G-specific adenine glycosylase: MRYFAEAESLLAWYDTHARDLPWRISPAARAAGAHPDPYRIWLSEVMLQQTTVAAVKSYFLRFTTLWPTVADLAAAEDAQVMGEWAGLGYYARARNLLKCARVVVRDHGGRFPDTLDGLRALPGIGPYTAAAIAAIAHDQPHVVVDGNVERVMARLYDIHTPLPTAKRALTEAAARLTPRLRPGDYAQAVMDLGATICTPKSPACGLCPWRAPCAARAAGTAQHLPRKLPKTPKPVRHGHAYVARRADGAWLLERRPDSGLLGGMLGWPGSDWGESPLHTPPIAADWQQLEAEARHTFTHFHLRLTVHVAFVPDGVPPERGMFLSDAAFRPTELPTLMRKVFDLARAALNYTP; this comes from the coding sequence ATGCGTTATTTCGCCGAGGCCGAAAGCCTGCTTGCGTGGTATGATACCCATGCCCGCGACCTGCCTTGGCGGATCAGCCCCGCAGCCCGCGCGGCTGGTGCCCATCCCGATCCCTACCGTATCTGGCTGAGCGAGGTGATGCTCCAACAGACCACCGTCGCGGCGGTCAAATCCTATTTCCTGCGCTTCACCACGCTTTGGCCCACCGTCGCCGATCTTGCCGCGGCCGAGGATGCGCAGGTCATGGGGGAATGGGCCGGACTGGGCTATTACGCCCGCGCCAGAAACCTTCTGAAATGCGCGCGCGTTGTGGTGCGCGATCATGGCGGGCGGTTTCCCGACACGCTTGACGGCCTGCGCGCCCTGCCCGGCATCGGGCCTTATACCGCCGCCGCCATTGCAGCGATTGCCCACGATCAACCGCATGTCGTGGTAGACGGCAATGTCGAACGGGTGATGGCCCGGCTCTATGATATCCATACCCCCCTCCCCACCGCCAAGCGCGCGTTGACCGAGGCGGCAGCGCGCCTTACCCCCCGCTTGCGGCCCGGCGATTATGCTCAGGCGGTGATGGATCTTGGCGCCACCATTTGCACGCCCAAATCCCCCGCCTGCGGTCTTTGCCCGTGGCGTGCGCCCTGTGCGGCCCGCGCCGCAGGCACCGCCCAACATCTCCCCCGCAAACTGCCCAAAACGCCCAAGCCGGTGCGCCATGGTCACGCCTATGTCGCCCGTCGCGCCGATGGCGCATGGCTCTTGGAACGCCGCCCCGATAGCGGCCTCTTGGGCGGCATGCTGGGCTGGCCCGGCAGCGACTGGGGCGAATCTCCGCTCCACACACCGCCCATCGCCGCCGACTGGCAACAGCTAGAGGCCGAAGCGCGCCACACTTTCACTCATTTCCACCTCCGCCTCACCGTCCACGTGGCCTTTGTGCCCGATGGCGTGCCCCCCGAACGTGGCATGTTCCTATCTGACGCAGCGTTTCGCCCCACAGAGCTGCCAACCCTCATGCGAAAGGTCTTTGACCTCGCGCGGGCTGCGCTAAACTATACCCCATAA
- a CDS encoding DUF721 domain-containing protein, protein MTSRKAATYGFKRTSALLQTSIRRASESRGFAQSRLLTHWAEVVGDDIAAIARPVEVSYARQGMGATLTLLTTGAQAPMLEMQKEKLRERVNAVYGYNAIARIRITQTAPVGFAEGQVEFTHRPKVAAPPVVAPETLQTATSLAAPVTDDGLRAALERLARNVLTKSQH, encoded by the coding sequence ATGACCAGCCGCAAGGCCGCGACATACGGGTTCAAACGCACCTCGGCGTTGTTGCAGACCAGCATACGCCGCGCCTCCGAGAGCCGTGGATTTGCGCAATCGCGGCTATTGACGCATTGGGCCGAAGTGGTGGGCGACGACATCGCCGCCATCGCGCGGCCCGTCGAAGTGTCCTATGCGCGGCAGGGTATGGGGGCGACGCTCACGTTGCTCACGACCGGCGCGCAGGCCCCGATGCTGGAGATGCAGAAGGAAAAGCTGCGCGAGCGGGTCAATGCCGTCTATGGCTACAATGCCATCGCGCGTATCCGCATCACTCAGACCGCGCCCGTGGGCTTTGCAGAGGGGCAGGTGGAGTTCACCCATCGGCCCAAAGTGGCGGCCCCGCCCGTCGTGGCACCCGAGACGCTGCAAACCGCCACGAGCCTTGCCGCACCTGTGACCGACGATGGATTGCGGGCGGCGCTGGAAAGGCTGGCGCGCAACGTGTTAACAAAGTCACAACACTGA